The following are from one region of the Halarcobacter sp. genome:
- a CDS encoding SLC13 family permease, with protein MLDSRFHLRKIIHGKLKFSIKHSVSRFFFSLLIAFFIAIVPEYSSLSYEASLMLFILSFSALLWMTEAIPAFAVSFLLISLEILLLGFNNFDFDSNSKEWIYFLKPWSNPLIFLFMAGFILAIAASKTKLDLWLAKRVIFYFGNKPHNILTGLMLTTFILSMFVSNTATTAMMMTLLIPMLKNMNEHNPFQKGILLGVVIAANIGGMGTIIGTPPNAIAVGILGNNAPSFLEWMAIALPPAILIVVFFRWLILKIYKSTEDEININKVRKIPHYDDSTTTFTKIPTIPSWKKALVILVFTITVLLWLSGPLHHIPTPVVSLFPIVVFTIFGIIDNEDIKEIRWDVIILIIGGLSLGAGVSKTGLDEWIGTQFNLEGLNIFIIVSIFAFIVILVSNFMSNTAATNIMLPLIVALVSGLGDSIVAYMVISIALCASCAMVLPVSTPPNAIAFASGKLNSKDFMLIGLVAAFVGPIFILSLLNIYM; from the coding sequence ATGCTTGACAGTCGTTTTCATTTACGTAAAATTATACATGGTAAACTTAAGTTCTCAATTAAACATTCTGTTAGTAGATTTTTTTTCTCTCTTCTTATAGCTTTTTTTATTGCAATAGTTCCAGAATATTCAAGTTTATCTTATGAGGCTAGTTTAATGTTATTTATTTTGTCTTTCTCGGCTTTATTATGGATGACAGAAGCAATTCCAGCCTTTGCTGTATCCTTTTTGTTAATATCCTTAGAAATACTTCTATTAGGCTTTAATAACTTTGATTTTGATTCAAACTCAAAAGAGTGGATATATTTTTTAAAACCTTGGTCAAATCCTTTGATATTTTTGTTTATGGCAGGATTTATTTTAGCTATTGCTGCTTCCAAAACAAAATTAGATCTATGGCTTGCAAAAAGGGTTATCTTTTATTTTGGTAATAAACCTCATAATATATTAACAGGACTTATGTTAACAACTTTTATTTTATCAATGTTTGTATCTAATACGGCAACAACAGCTATGATGATGACTCTATTAATACCAATGTTAAAAAATATGAATGAACATAATCCTTTTCAAAAAGGTATTCTTTTAGGAGTTGTGATTGCTGCAAATATAGGGGGAATGGGAACTATAATAGGTACGCCTCCAAATGCAATTGCTGTAGGTATTTTAGGAAATAATGCACCATCTTTTTTAGAATGGATGGCTATAGCCTTACCTCCTGCCATATTAATAGTAGTATTTTTTAGATGGTTAATATTAAAAATATATAAATCAACAGAAGATGAAATAAATATAAATAAAGTAAGAAAAATTCCACATTATGATGATTCTACTACTACATTTACTAAAATTCCTACAATACCTAGTTGGAAAAAAGCTTTGGTTATTTTGGTGTTTACTATAACAGTGTTATTGTGGTTATCTGGTCCCTTACACCATATACCTACTCCTGTTGTTTCACTATTTCCAATAGTTGTTTTTACTATATTTGGTATTATTGATAATGAAGATATTAAAGAGATTAGATGGGATGTAATTATTTTAATAATAGGTGGACTCTCATTAGGTGCTGGTGTATCAAAAACTGGTTTAGATGAGTGGATCGGTACACAGTTTAATCTAGAGGGGCTAAATATATTTATTATTGTTTCTATATTTGCTTTTATTGTTATTTTAGTTTCTAACTTTATGAGTAATACTGCTGCAACAAATATTATGTTACCTTTAATTGTTGCACTAGTAAGTGGTTTGGGTGATTCTATAGTAGCTTATATGGTAATTAGTATAGCTTTATGTGCATCTTGTGCTATGGTTCTACCTGTATCTACCCCACCAAATGCTATAGCTTTTGCATCTGGAAAATTAAATTCTAAAGATTTTATGCTTATTGGTTTAGTTGCAGCTTTTGTGGGACCTATATTTATATTAAGCTTATTAAATATATATATGTAA